One Urechidicola croceus genomic window, AAGATAGTATTTTATACTTTGTTTAAAGATTGATTTTATTGCTAATATTATACAAATTTCCGTTTCGTTTTGAACGTAAAATTAATTCTCCTAAAAAGCCTGATAAGAAAAATAAAGTTCCTAAAATCATTGTAGTTAATGCAATATAAAACCATGGATTTTCTGTGATTAATCGAGTAGGAATATGAAAATAATATACTTTTAATAATTTACTAGTCCCAATATAAAGTGCGGATAAGAAACCGATTAAAAACATAAAGGTTCCTAGAAGTCCAAATAGATGCATTGGTCTTTTTCCAAATTTTGATAAAAACCAAATAGTGATTAGATCCAAAAAACCATTAATAAATCGATCCATTCCAAATTTGGTTGTTCCGTATTTTCTTGCTTGATGTTGTACTACTTTTTCATCTATTTTAGTAAACCCAGCATTTTTAGCTAGTACAGGTATATATCGATGCATTTCTCCATACACATCAACATTTTTTACAACTTCATTGCTATATGCTTTGAGTCCGCAATTAAAATCATGTAATTTTAAATCTGACGTTTTACGTGCTGCCCAATTAAATAACTTTGAAGGAATATTTTTTCTAATTTTAGAATCATATCGTTTCTTTTTCCAGCCAGAAATAAGGTCATAACCATCTTTAGTGATTAAGTCATATAGTTCTGGAATTTCATCTGGACTATCTTGTAAGTCTGCATCCATTGTAATGATTACTTCACCCTTAGCGGCTTTAAAACCAGCGTTAAGAGCTTGAGATTTCCCATAATTCGTTTGAAATCGAATACCTTTTACATTTGTGTCTTTTTGAGAAAGTTGTTCAATGATATTCCAAGAATTATCGGTGCTACCATCATCAATAAAAAGTATTTCATAAGAATAATGATTGGATTGTACAACACGTACAATCCAATCATAAAGTTCTTTTAAAGATTCGTCTTCATTCAACAAAGGAATGACTACAGATATATTCATTTACTATTTTTTTTACTTGAAAATTATTCGGTTTTCATGGCCAAAGATGTAATTAATGAAATAATAAAACCAAAAAATGCACTCACAGCAAGTATTATTGCAGATGTAATTGCAGGACTTTGAAATTTAGACATCATTGCTTTTGCACCCTCAATTTGTTCATCAGCCATTCCTGCTTCTATCCATTTTTGTTCTTGAAAATCCATCATTTGTTGAGCAATGTCTGGCTCAATAAAATTCATAAATATAAAGTTGTATAAAATAAAAACTATTGCGCTAATTACTGCAATTCCAACACCAATTTTGAGCCCTTGACCAAAAGTTAAACTGTTTTCATTTAGTTCTTTAAATTTTTTGGTGCCTAAATAAATTAATACTACAGTAACTAATAAACTTAGAACACTAAATTTCCAATCTTGTTCTAAATGTTTCCCTAAAGAATATTGTATAAGATGAACTATTATTGAAAAAAAACCTAAGATAAGGCCGTAATTTAAAATTGTAGATTTCGATGAAGTTTTTTGATTTTCCATTGTTAGTTGATTTTGGTTGAACAAATATACTAAAAACAAATAGTATTATAAGTTTTAGTATTTTCTAATTTATAAAAGGATTAGTAGTCAGTAGGTTAAAAATGTTACATAAAAATACTGAAAAAATATTGCTCAAAGTTAAAATTGATTGTAAATTTGCAGCGGCAAGTCCTACACAACTAGCTCCCTTTGAATCCCCCAGGGCGGGAACGCAGCAAGGGT contains:
- a CDS encoding glycosyltransferase family 2 protein, which produces MNISVVIPLLNEDESLKELYDWIVRVVQSNHYSYEILFIDDGSTDNSWNIIEQLSQKDTNVKGIRFQTNYGKSQALNAGFKAAKGEVIITMDADLQDSPDEIPELYDLITKDGYDLISGWKKKRYDSKIRKNIPSKLFNWAARKTSDLKLHDFNCGLKAYSNEVVKNVDVYGEMHRYIPVLAKNAGFTKIDEKVVQHQARKYGTTKFGMDRFINGFLDLITIWFLSKFGKRPMHLFGLLGTFMFLIGFLSALYIGTSKLLKVYYFHIPTRLITENPWFYIALTTMILGTLFFLSGFLGELILRSKRNGNLYNISNKINL
- a CDS encoding DUF4199 domain-containing protein, yielding MENQKTSSKSTILNYGLILGFFSIIVHLIQYSLGKHLEQDWKFSVLSLLVTVVLIYLGTKKFKELNENSLTFGQGLKIGVGIAVISAIVFILYNFIFMNFIEPDIAQQMMDFQEQKWIEAGMADEQIEGAKAMMSKFQSPAITSAIILAVSAFFGFIISLITSLAMKTE